A single window of Salvia splendens isolate huo1 chromosome 6, SspV2, whole genome shotgun sequence DNA harbors:
- the LOC121809562 gene encoding protein SAWADEE HOMEODOMAIN HOMOLOG 2-like — MGRPPSNGGPSFRFNPVEVGEMEAILQAHNYTVPSREILEALAQRFSNSADRAGKVEVSGKQVWNWFQNRRYALRARAARTSVPGEGNMGGVPRDDQSVVRNVPQAPQPQVSLPPPAPTNMARSMPQFPQPLPAQSAQNASRSVSENSLMEFEAKSARDGAWYDVASFLSHRSLESGDPEAMVRFAGFGPEEDEWVNIRKHIRQRSLPCESLECVAVLPGDLILCFQEGKEQALYFDAHVLDAQRRRHDVRGCRCRFLVRYDHDQSEEIVPLRKICRRPETDHRLQQLHAMPLNVNQQKTAIEAQAGNALKPDAADGALQKQQPKQDEHANASLSAVTPTTTVPPPTESKLPPSKATSAGNATPAANTVAVSTAGGGGGAVPGLPQV; from the exons ATGGGTCGACCTCCGAGTAACGGCGGTCCCTCCTTCCGGTTCAATCCGGTCGAG GTTGGAGAAATGGAGGCTATTTTGCAAGCACACAATTATACAGTGCCTTCGCGTGAGATACTTGAGGCTCTTGCTCAACGGTTCAG TAACTCTGCTGATAGAGCTGGTAAGGTTGAAGTTTCAGGAAAACAG GTTTGGAATTGGTTCCAAAATAGGAGATATGCTCTGAGAGCAAGGGCCGCTAGGACTTCTGTTCCTGGGGAAGGGAACATGGGGGGTGTGCCTCGGGATGACCAATCTGTAGTAAGAAATGTGCCGCAGGCTCCTCAACCTCAGGTCTCTCTGCCTCCGCCTGCTCCCACAA ATATGGCAAGAAGTATGCCTCAGTTTCCTCAACCTCTTCCTGCTCAATCAG CACAAAATGCCAGCAGGAGTGTGTCAGAGAATTCTTTGATGGAGTTTGAAGCTAAATCTGCGAGAGATGGCGCATG GTATGATGTTGCATCTTTCTTATCACACAGATCATTAGAGAGTGGAGATCCG GAAGCTATGGTTCGTTTTGCTGGTTTCGGACCAGAAGAGGATGAGTGGGTCAATATTCGCAAGCACATCAGACAACGGTCACTTCCGTGTGAATCATTAGAATGTGTAGCAGTTCTTCCGGGAGATTTGATACTGTGCTTTCAG GAAGGCAAGGAGCAGGCCCTATATTTTGATGCTCACGTTCTAGATGCGCAAAGGCGGAGGCATGACGTAAGAGGCTGTCGTTGCAGGTTTCTGGTGCGATATGATCACGACCAATCTGAG GAAATAGTCCCCCTCAGGAAGATATGCCGTCGGCCTGAAACAGATCACAGGCTGCAGCAACTTCATGCAATGCCATTAAATGTGAATCAACAGAAAACTGCTATCGAAGCTCAAGCAGGGAATGCTTTGAAGCCCGATGCTGCTGACGGTGCGTTGCAGAAACAGCAACCCAAGCAGGATGAGCACGCCAATGCTTCATTGTCAGCGGTGACACCTACTACTACCGTTCCTCCCCCCACCGAGTCTAAGTTACCGCCGTCTAAAGCTACCAGTGCTGGAAATGCAACTCCTGCTGCAAATACTGTTGCAGTGAGCACagccggtggtggtggtggtgcggtaCCGGGTTTGCCGCAGGTGTAG
- the LOC121809636 gene encoding transcription elongation factor 1 homolog translates to MGKRKSSAKPPPRKRMDKLDTVFSCPFCNHGTSVECRIDMKNLIGEASCRICEESFSTTITALTEAIDIYSEWIDECERVNTVEDEDDG, encoded by the exons ATGGGTAAGAGGAAGTCTAGTGCGAAGCCACCCCCAAGGAAGAGGATGGACAAACTCGACACTGTCTTCAGCTGTCCCTTCTGTAACCATGGCACCAGTGTGGAATGTCGCAT TGATATGAAAAACCTGATTGGCGAGGCTTCTTGCCGGATTTGTGAAGAGAGCTTCAGCACCACCATAACAG CTCTAACAGAGGCCATTGACAT ATACAGCGAATGGATTGACGAGTGCGAACGCGTCAACACTGTGGAAGACGAAGATGATGGATAG